A window from Bufo bufo chromosome 1, aBufBuf1.1, whole genome shotgun sequence encodes these proteins:
- the LOC120988880 gene encoding vomeronasal type-2 receptor 26-like produces MHDLSLCKVGEGPFLNEGCSDVFNIKPWQVPVSVCSESCPPGSQKASVQGEPSCCYKCVPCSQGEISNETDANNCSKCPWNKWPSEEKDRCLLKTIEYLSYEETLGITLASTSFTSSFVPIAILGLLICYKTTPIVRANNYTISCLLLICLSLCFLCSLAFIGYPGNEKCLLRQVAFAMVFALCVSCILAKTVLVMIAFRASKPNSDLRRWANPQVSYVVICMGTVIQFLICTIWLIISPPFPEFNIKAKTGVLVYECNEGSPTAFWFTLGYLSFLALISCLVAFLARELPDNFNEAKYITFSMLAFITVWVSFIPASLSTSGKYTVAMEVFAIMSSSLAILCCLFFPKCYIILFYPDINSRKSLLGKQIIM; encoded by the exons ATGCATGACTTGAGTTTATGTAAAGTTGGAGAAGGTCCTTTTCTAAATGAAGGCTGCTCAGATGTTTTTAACATTAAGCCATGGCAA GTTCCAGTCTCTGTATGCAGTGAAAGTTGTCCACCAGGTTCTCAAAAAGCTTCAGTTCAAGGAGAACCAAGCTGTTGCTACAAATGTGTCCCCTGCTCACAAGGAGAGATTTCTAATGAAACTG ATGCAAATAATTGTTCTAAATGTCCTTGGAATAAGTGGCCAAGTGAAGAAAAGGACAGATGTCTACTAAAAACAATTGAATATCTCTCGTATGAAGAAACATTGGGCATTACCTTGGCATCCACCAGTTTTACTTCATCCTTTGTACCTATAGCTATCCTAGGGCTACTCATTTGCTACAAGACCACCCCCATTGTCCGTGCCAACAATTACACCATTAGTTGTCTTCTTCTCATCTGCTTGTCCCTTTGTTTTTTGTGTTCCCTGGCATTCATCGGCTATCCTGGAAATGAGAAGTGCCTCCTACGTCAAGTGGCCTTTGCCATGGTTTTTGCATTATGCGTGTCATGTATTTTGGCCAAAACTGTATTGGTAATGATTGCTTTTAGAGCTTCTAAGCCCAACAGTGATTTACGAAGATGGGCAAATCCTCAAGTGTCCTATGTGGTCATTTGTATGGGCACTGTCATTCAGTTCCTCATCTGTACAATATGGCTTATTATTTCTCCTCCCTTCCCTGAATTTAACATCAAAGCTAAGACTGGAGTTCTAGTTTATGAATGTAATGAAGGTTCCCCCACGGCATTTTGGTTTACTTTAGGATATCTGAGTTTCTTGGCCCTTATTAGTTGTCTTGTTGCTTTCTTGGCAAGAGAACTTCCTGATAACTTCAATGAGGCCAAGTATATCACTTTCAGCATGTTGGCGTTCATCACTGTATGGGTGTCCTTCATTCCAGCTTCACTAAGTACTAGTGGTAAATACACTGTGGCCATGGAGGTCTTTGCTATAATGTCCTCCAGTTTGGCCATACTCTGTTGCTTGTTTTTTCCAAAATGCTATATTATTTTGTTTTATCCTGACATAAACTCCAGGAAAAGCCTTCTTGGAAAACAAATCATCATGTAA